The window AACACCGGCGCCACGACGCCCCCGATGACCTCCCCGCCGGCGGATCCGAGCGGCTCCGCATCGCCGACCGGCGATCCGCTGGGCGACGACGTCCTGTCGCTCGACGAGACCGTCACGCTCGCCGCTGCGCCGACCATCGAGTTCGCGGACAGCGACTGGACGTTCGAGGGCGTCACGCAGCTCAGTCTCGGTGAGGTGCAGACATGGCGGCATCCCGGTGGTACGTGCTACTTCCAGGGGTACGTCTACACCCGGAATCCATCGCCCGCGAAGAACGACCGTGAGCAGTCGAAGGAACGGTACGAGGCCCTCGTGCTCGATTCGGCCGACACGATCAGGGAGGTGCACGAGGTGGCGCAGGCGACCGAGCGCGCCGGTGACATCGCGATGTTCGACGTCGTCGTCCGGCGTGACGACGACAGCGACCGGTGGCTCCGGACGCGGTCGTTCGCCGGATCGGGTCACGAGGTCAGCCTCGCCGTCGAGTGCCGGTCGGGGACGCTCGGACAGGACGTGATCGACGAGGCGCTCTCGCACATCGTGGTGGACATCCGTCGCTGACGACCGTCCTCCCCGCTTCCCCTCCTGCCCTCCTGTGGACGGAGCGTGCACGCGTGCCCCGCTCGGTCACGGGCCGCCGGCCGGACGGATCCGTGTCGTCTGCCGATGCCGCGCAACTGACACTTGTAGCTACAAGTAAATGGGCGTACGGTCACCTCGAACACATGAACGAGACCACGTCGCAACGACGACGGGGCATGAACATGGAGGAATCGACATGACGAGCATCACCATCATCGGAACGGGCACGATGGCGTCGGCCATCGCCGACGTCGCGAGCGCCGCGGGCGCCGACATCCAGGTCCTCGGCACGAGCGAGGAGAAGGCGCGGGTCCTGGCCGGTCGTGTCGCCGGCACCGCCGGAACCGTGGGCGACGACGTCACGGGCGAGATCGTCGTGCTCGCCGTGCCCTATCCCGCGCTCGCGACGATCGCCGACACCTACGGCACCCGACTCGACGGTCGGGTCGTCGTCGACATCACCAACCCGCTCGACTTCGCGACGTTCGACTCGCTCGTCGTGGCGGCCGACGGTTCCGCCGCGGCCGAGCTGCAGGTGGCGCTCCCCGGCGCCCGCATCGTCAAGGCGTTCAACACGAACTTCGCGGGGACGCTCTCGTCGCGCGAACTCGGCGGCGACCCGACGACCGTGCTGGCCGCGGGCGACGACGAATCGGCCCGGCAGGCCGTGCTCGATCTCGCCACCGCAGCGGGCCTCGCGGCCGCCGATGCCGGGACGCTCCGTCGCGCCCGCGAGCTCGAGGCGCTCGGATTCCTCCAGCTCACGCTCGCCGCGTCCGAGCGCATCACGTGGAACGGCGGTTTCGCGCTGCGCCGCTGATTCGAGTCCGTGCCGCCGCCGCTCCCGCCGCCCGGTGGGCGTGGCGGCGGACGTAGCATCGAGCCATGACGCGCCGACTCGCATCGATCCGCCGGTACCCCGTGAAAGCGCTCGGCGGCGAGCCGCTCTCGCGAGCGCGCGTCACGGAACACGGGATCGAGGGGGACCGGGTCCACGTCATCGCGGAACCGGACGGCAGGTGGCTCTCCGGCAAGAACACGAAGCGCATGCGACGCAACGACGCCCTCTTCGAGCTGCGCGCTCGGACGGGTGCCGACGGTCGGGTGCGCATCGTCGACG is drawn from Pseudoclavibacter chungangensis and contains these coding sequences:
- a CDS encoding NADPH-dependent F420 reductase, which translates into the protein MTSITIIGTGTMASAIADVASAAGADIQVLGTSEEKARVLAGRVAGTAGTVGDDVTGEIVVLAVPYPALATIADTYGTRLDGRVVVDITNPLDFATFDSLVVAADGSAAAELQVALPGARIVKAFNTNFAGTLSSRELGGDPTTVLAAGDDESARQAVLDLATAAGLAAADAGTLRRARELEALGFLQLTLAASERITWNGGFALRR